The following coding sequences are from one Malaciobacter pacificus window:
- a CDS encoding dynamin family protein — MSLANDYFLLYHGITFEQNLDVEPIDLDIDHDAYTTYALVLAITRKSCDRIVPLTSFKTLCQKLNVKAPSNIEELNHLQHNIIENIHQTKTKEFIDTLHEAFEYLKKEKMLKLEGLSKLISLFDPEELDLNTHLNSMDNHENIKEENKSTFKELKSILEKVIDEVKEEVSTNENFKVELEETKSYLNNQKFSIGITGVMNAGKSTMLNALMGREILGSAVVPETANLTIVKHNKTEKAKVYYWNKNEWSRIENSAKELESMRDYVAETQKIFGDELNSYIKEESRYDEVEIKDLSLYTSAEASGKKCNLVKYVELGSDLNFLKDGIEIVDTPGLDDPVIQREEITKEYLAQCDMMLHLMNVSQSATLKDVEFIIDALLYQNISKLLVVITRADTVSKEELEEVINYTKTSIEKQLKAQNKDSQLDYILKTIKFIPISGKMALLHRTGREQEALDAGFKLEDTGILDIENYLNETLFGSNSQKGEIVIQSAKSQIIKTIEKENLSLNYELKLLSKSKDELEKELKEFSKRKEVNKRIFDAMNEDINFYKTDSKNYIESLETFLQSELIELQNVIKQRVISDVRYSFEKTKKRPENSRIKVIVQTAIKDGMIDIIRDYRYKFIKKSQSIGEQCEQKYQDFGFVVGHKNDNFDARGFFQDDFKSGFLTSNNEVLVSQITGAVSKSKASKISELDREIEGYIKGQFIDIENDLKSKISKVSNHLVETFFETLNAPLIRVRQKLEDEEKILQNQIESFEQNDENRSNLSIDIHKKIKKLDTISNEIKGLI, encoded by the coding sequence ATGAGCTTAGCAAACGACTATTTTTTACTATACCATGGTATTACATTTGAACAAAATTTAGATGTTGAGCCTATAGATTTAGATATTGACCATGATGCATATACTACCTATGCATTAGTTCTTGCAATCACTAGAAAAAGCTGTGATAGGATTGTTCCATTGACATCTTTTAAAACATTATGTCAAAAACTAAATGTAAAAGCACCTTCAAATATAGAAGAGTTAAATCACCTACAACATAATATTATTGAAAATATTCATCAAACAAAAACTAAAGAGTTTATTGATACTTTACATGAAGCATTTGAATATCTAAAAAAAGAGAAAATGCTTAAACTTGAAGGATTAAGCAAACTTATTTCACTGTTTGACCCTGAAGAATTAGATTTAAATACTCACTTAAATAGTATGGATAATCATGAAAATATTAAAGAAGAGAATAAATCTACATTTAAAGAATTAAAATCAATTTTAGAAAAAGTTATTGATGAAGTTAAAGAAGAAGTTTCAACAAATGAAAATTTCAAAGTAGAACTTGAAGAGACAAAAAGCTACTTAAACAATCAAAAATTCTCTATAGGAATTACTGGTGTTATGAATGCTGGTAAATCTACAATGTTAAATGCCCTTATGGGAAGAGAAATTTTAGGAAGTGCCGTTGTTCCTGAAACTGCAAACTTAACAATTGTAAAACACAATAAAACTGAAAAAGCAAAAGTTTACTACTGGAATAAAAATGAGTGGAGTAGAATTGAGAACTCTGCAAAAGAGCTTGAATCTATGAGAGATTATGTTGCTGAAACTCAAAAGATTTTTGGAGATGAATTAAACTCATATATAAAAGAAGAATCAAGATATGATGAAGTTGAAATAAAAGATTTATCACTTTATACTTCAGCAGAAGCTAGTGGAAAAAAATGTAACTTAGTTAAATATGTTGAATTAGGTAGTGATTTAAACTTCTTAAAAGATGGAATTGAAATAGTTGATACTCCAGGATTAGATGACCCTGTTATTCAAAGGGAAGAAATCACTAAAGAGTATTTAGCTCAATGTGATATGATGCTTCATTTAATGAATGTATCTCAAAGTGCTACTTTAAAAGATGTTGAATTTATTATTGATGCCCTACTTTACCAAAATATTTCAAAACTTTTAGTTGTAATTACAAGAGCTGATACTGTTTCTAAAGAAGAACTTGAAGAAGTTATTAACTACACAAAAACTTCAATTGAAAAACAACTAAAAGCTCAAAATAAAGATTCTCAGCTAGATTATATTTTAAAAACTATCAAATTTATTCCTATTTCTGGGAAAATGGCACTGTTACATAGAACAGGAAGAGAACAAGAAGCCTTAGATGCTGGATTCAAACTTGAAGATACAGGAATTTTAGATATTGAGAACTATTTAAATGAAACTCTATTTGGTTCAAACTCTCAAAAAGGTGAGATTGTAATTCAAAGTGCAAAATCACAAATAATAAAAACAATTGAAAAAGAGAATTTATCATTAAATTATGAGTTAAAACTTTTATCTAAATCAAAAGATGAACTAGAAAAAGAGTTAAAAGAGTTCTCAAAAAGAAAAGAAGTAAATAAAAGAATCTTTGATGCAATGAATGAAGATATAAACTTTTATAAAACAGATTCTAAGAATTATATTGAATCACTTGAAACATTTTTACAAAGTGAATTAATTGAACTTCAAAATGTAATAAAACAAAGAGTTATAAGTGATGTTAGATACTCTTTTGAAAAAACTAAAAAAAGACCTGAAAACTCAAGAATAAAAGTTATTGTTCAAACAGCTATTAAAGATGGGATGATTGATATTATTAGAGATTATAGATATAAATTTATTAAAAAATCTCAAAGTATTGGTGAGCAATGTGAACAAAAATATCAAGACTTTGGTTTTGTTGTTGGACATAAAAATGATAACTTTGATGCAAGAGGTTTCTTCCAAGATGATTTTAAATCAGGTTTCTTAACTTCTAATAATGAAGTATTAGTAAGTCAAATTACAGGTGCTGTTTCAAAATCAAAAGCTAGTAAAATTAGTGAATTAGATAGAGAAATTGAAGGATACATAAAAGGTCAATTTATAGATATTGAAAATGATTTAAAATCAAAGATTTCAA